In Silene latifolia isolate original U9 population unplaced genomic scaffold, ASM4854445v1 scaffold_156, whole genome shotgun sequence, the following are encoded in one genomic region:
- the LOC141637885 gene encoding phenylalanine--tRNA ligase, chloroplastic/mitochondrial-like: MRLISMEWLEVLGCGVMERQILERSGKPKNYSWAFGLGLERLAIVLFDIPDIRLFWSTDERFTPQFSKGQFVVMFKPFSKVLILVD, encoded by the exons ATGAGATTAATTAGTATG GAGTGGCTGGAAGTGTTGGGTTGTGGAGTGATGGAGCGACAGATATTAGAGAGAAGTGGTAAACCGAAAAATTATTCTTGGGCTTTTGGTCTGGGATTGGAGAGGCTAGCAATAGTCTTATTTGACATTCCTGATATCCGCCTTTTCTGGTCAACTGATGAGCGATTTACTCCTCAG TTCTCCAAAGGCCAGTTTGTTGTCATGTTCAAGCCCTTCTCAAAG GTGTTAATTCTCGTGGACTGA